The following proteins come from a genomic window of Desulfonatronum thiosulfatophilum:
- the secE gene encoding preprotein translocase subunit SecE: protein MAKLQSSDDKKVPTGRFEFKEKALQLKDFFEKSKLELKKVTWPTRKETTSTCLAVVVLVVLMSLFLGVVDLALAKIVEVVLY, encoded by the coding sequence ATGGCTAAATTACAATCAAGTGATGACAAGAAAGTTCCTACTGGACGCTTTGAGTTCAAGGAAAAAGCTCTCCAGTTAAAGGATTTTTTTGAAAAATCTAAACTGGAGCTGAAGAAGGTCACATGGCCTACCCGCAAGGAAACAACCTCTACATGTCTTGCTGTTGTCGTGCTGGTAGTATTGATGTCTCTTTTTCTTGGAGTCGTTGATCTTGCTTTGGCAAAAATTGTTGAGGTTGTTCTTTATTAG
- the qrcC gene encoding menaquinone reductase iron-sulfur cluster-binding subunit QrcC — protein sequence MVLYLKEFKYKWGMVIDLDSCTGCGACMVACQAENNIAPPVDASDKRYSLTWLLVYELSNKKPYPDHDVAYMPRPCLQCGHPNCVPVCPVIATDKNQEGGIVSQVNARCIGCRYCMAACPYHARYFNWHDPVWPEGMEKTLTPDVSTRPRGVVEKCLFCHHRFMYARDKARIEGRDPNALAEGDYIPACVEMCPTGAITFGDLENPEHRVHQLSKSPNAFRLLERLGTDPQVYYYSKREWVRRLGDNYLEHETVGGV from the coding sequence ATGGTTTTGTATCTCAAGGAATTCAAATACAAGTGGGGAATGGTCATAGACCTCGACAGTTGTACCGGCTGCGGAGCCTGCATGGTAGCCTGTCAGGCGGAGAACAACATCGCCCCGCCCGTGGATGCGTCCGATAAACGCTACAGCTTGACGTGGCTCCTGGTCTACGAACTCTCCAACAAGAAACCGTATCCTGATCATGACGTGGCGTATATGCCCAGGCCTTGCCTGCAATGCGGCCACCCGAACTGCGTTCCTGTCTGTCCGGTCATCGCCACGGACAAGAACCAGGAAGGCGGCATTGTCAGCCAGGTCAACGCCCGGTGCATTGGTTGCCGATATTGCATGGCCGCCTGCCCCTATCATGCCCGGTATTTCAACTGGCACGATCCGGTCTGGCCAGAGGGCATGGAAAAAACTCTTACTCCGGACGTGTCGACCCGGCCTCGAGGCGTGGTTGAAAAATGCCTCTTCTGTCACCACCGCTTCATGTACGCTCGGGACAAGGCACGTATCGAAGGCCGTGACCCGAATGCCCTGGCTGAAGGCGACTACATCCCGGCCTGTGTCGAGATGTGTCCCACTGGCGCCATCACCTTTGGAGATCTGGAGAATCCCGAGCACAGAGTGCATCAACTCTCCAAGAGCCCGAATGCATTTCGACTTCTCGAGAGACTGGGTACCGATCCCCAGGTCTATTACTACAGCAAACGGGAATGGGTGCGCAGGCTGGGTGACAATTACTTGGAACATGAAACGGTCGGAGGAGTCTAA
- the tuf gene encoding elongation factor Tu: MGKAKFERTKPHVNVGTIGHIDHGKTTLTASITKMLSIKGGASYVPFDQIDKAPEEKERGITIATAHVEYETANRHYAHVDCPGHADYIKNMITGAAQMDGAILVVAATDGPMPQTREHILLARQVGVPCLVVFMNKVDLVDDPELLELVELEVRELLSKYGFPGDDVPVIQGSALKALESDNPDSDEAKCIFELMAALDSYVPEPVRDIDKPFLMPIEDVFSISGRGTVVTGRVERGVVKVGEEVEIVGINETRKTVCTGVEMFRKLLDQGQAGDNIGALLRGVKREDVERGQVLAAPKSITPHRRFVAEVYVLSKEEGGRHTPFFSGYRPQFYFRTTDITGVVTLAEGVEMVMPGDNATFNVELIAPIAMELGVRFAIREGGRTVGAGVISEIIE; the protein is encoded by the coding sequence ATGGGCAAGGCAAAGTTTGAGCGGACAAAACCGCACGTTAATGTTGGCACCATTGGTCACATTGACCACGGAAAAACCACCTTGACCGCGTCTATCACCAAGATGCTAAGCATCAAGGGTGGAGCGAGCTATGTTCCTTTCGATCAGATCGACAAGGCGCCTGAGGAAAAGGAACGCGGCATTACCATTGCCACAGCCCACGTTGAGTACGAGACCGCCAACCGGCACTATGCCCACGTGGACTGCCCTGGCCACGCTGACTACATCAAGAACATGATCACAGGCGCGGCGCAGATGGATGGCGCTATTCTCGTTGTGGCCGCCACGGATGGTCCCATGCCCCAGACCCGGGAACACATTCTCCTGGCCCGCCAGGTCGGCGTACCGTGTCTTGTGGTGTTCATGAACAAGGTCGATCTCGTGGACGATCCGGAACTGCTGGAACTGGTAGAGCTCGAAGTACGTGAGCTGCTCTCCAAGTACGGTTTCCCTGGAGACGATGTGCCCGTGATTCAGGGCAGTGCTCTGAAGGCGCTGGAATCAGACAATCCAGACAGCGACGAAGCCAAGTGCATTTTTGAATTGATGGCCGCCCTGGACAGTTACGTTCCTGAGCCGGTTCGTGATATAGACAAGCCTTTTCTGATGCCCATCGAAGACGTGTTCAGCATCTCCGGACGCGGTACCGTAGTCACCGGACGAGTGGAGCGTGGCGTTGTCAAGGTGGGTGAGGAAGTTGAAATCGTCGGCATCAACGAAACCCGCAAAACCGTCTGCACCGGCGTGGAAATGTTTCGCAAGCTTCTGGACCAGGGCCAAGCCGGCGACAATATTGGCGCCCTTTTACGCGGCGTGAAGCGCGAGGATGTGGAACGGGGTCAGGTTCTTGCCGCTCCTAAATCCATCACGCCCCACCGCCGCTTCGTTGCCGAGGTGTACGTCCTGTCCAAGGAAGAAGGCGGACGCCACACTCCCTTTTTCAGCGGGTATCGCCCCCAGTTCTATTTTCGGACCACGGACATCACAGGAGTGGTGACCTTGGCGGAAGGTGTCGAAATGGTCATGCCCGGGGACAATGCGACATTTAACGTTGAATTGATCGCTCCCATTGCAATGGAACTCGGCGTACGCTTTGCAATCCGTGAAGGTGGCCGAACCGTAGGCGCCGGCGTCATCTCCGAAATCATCGAATAG
- a CDS encoding ferritin produces MLTKKIEDALNNQVNAELYSSYLYLAMSAHFSEQNLDGFAHWMNMQAQEELAHAMKFYAFINERGARITLKAIEAPPVSWDSPRSVFEAVLEHEQKVTSLINNLVDLAIAEKDHATNIFLQWFVTEQVEEEASVNSVLQKLKLMGENSGGLFMMDQELSTRAGACPCTPQV; encoded by the coding sequence ATGCTGACCAAAAAAATCGAGGATGCCCTGAACAACCAAGTCAATGCCGAGCTCTATTCATCCTATCTTTACTTGGCCATGTCCGCTCATTTCAGCGAACAGAACCTGGACGGCTTTGCTCATTGGATGAACATGCAGGCCCAGGAAGAGCTCGCGCATGCCATGAAGTTCTATGCATTCATCAATGAACGCGGTGCCAGGATCACTCTCAAGGCCATTGAAGCGCCTCCTGTTTCTTGGGATTCGCCGCGATCCGTTTTCGAAGCTGTTTTGGAGCATGAGCAGAAGGTTACCAGCCTGATCAACAACCTCGTTGATTTGGCCATTGCCGAGAAAGATCATGCCACGAACATTTTCCTACAGTGGTTTGTCACGGAACAGGTGGAAGAGGAAGCCAGTGTGAATTCGGTGCTCCAAAAGTTGAAGCTGATGGGCGAAAACAGCGGAGGGCTGTTCATGATGGACCAGGAACTCTCCACACGTGCAGGCGCCTGTCCCTGCACACCGCAGGTATAG
- the qrcA gene encoding menaquinone reductase multiheme cytochrome c subunit QrcA, with protein sequence MEEKKGGSSTGGVALPFVVGFAAALIFGWLIFPQLLFSKKTQPLVFTHQNHVELYGMACEDCHDYRRDGSFTGIPSNAQCAECHSFPLGDHPDEIRFVEEFYEKGIEVPWLVYQYQPDNVFFSHAAHREFDCTACHPDVGSSNTLPVYYENRLTKYSKDTMKMKDCERCHATVAAQEPERFFGAANACQICHK encoded by the coding sequence ATGGAAGAAAAGAAAGGGGGATCGAGTACGGGTGGAGTCGCTCTGCCGTTTGTAGTGGGGTTCGCGGCTGCTTTGATTTTTGGATGGCTTATTTTTCCACAGTTGCTGTTCAGCAAGAAAACTCAGCCGCTGGTTTTCACGCATCAGAACCATGTGGAACTGTACGGGATGGCCTGCGAGGATTGCCATGATTACCGCAGGGACGGCTCTTTCACTGGAATACCGTCCAACGCACAGTGCGCCGAGTGTCACTCCTTTCCCTTGGGAGACCATCCGGACGAAATCAGGTTCGTGGAAGAGTTTTACGAAAAGGGCATCGAGGTTCCATGGCTGGTCTATCAATATCAGCCGGACAATGTCTTCTTTTCACATGCCGCGCACAGGGAATTCGACTGTACCGCGTGTCACCCGGACGTGGGCAGTTCCAATACCTTGCCGGTCTACTATGAAAACCGGCTGACGAAGTACAGCAAGGACACCATGAAGATGAAGGATTGCGAGCGCTGTCACGCCACGGTGGCCGCTCAGGAACCGGAACGGTTCTTTGGTGCTGCCAACGCCTGCCAGATCTGTCATAAATAG
- a CDS encoding mannose-1-phosphate guanylyltransferase/mannose-6-phosphate isomerase gives MTQNSLNMDIWSRGWAIILAGGSGTRLWPMSRSLLPKQLLALNGEKTLLQQTAQRLLGKLPPERIVTVTNEEHFFEVCNQLAELHPDLKQHVLKEPMARNTLPAIMLGMDRISLHAQQPLVGIFPSDHMIGGQDQFESDWEEALNLADQDWFVTFGIPPRKPETGYGYIAKSEELSAKAFRVAGFVEKPPLDKAQEFVSGGTHYWNSGMFVIPGKAFLEAVEELQPDLWIWWQGREATPLADGYKGIPEISIDYGIMEHAGHLAVVEAGFKWDDLGSWEAMFRMGDKSDDQCVITGDVLALDCRESLFFSSGGKLAVVGLEKMAVVQTRDATLVCPLDQVQRVKDVVGRLKAEKSPLVEAHVTVRRPWGSYTVLEEEQFYKIKRIMVHPGARLSLQMHHHRSEHWVVIKGTALVQVGEQEMIVVENQSVDIPKTSMHRLSNPGRVPVEIIEIQSGPYLEEDDIVRFDDVYGRSPAGNTPEDQ, from the coding sequence ATGACGCAGAACAGCTTGAACATGGATATCTGGTCCAGGGGGTGGGCGATCATCCTGGCAGGAGGATCCGGCACCCGGCTGTGGCCCATGTCTCGATCGTTGCTGCCAAAGCAGCTCTTGGCTTTGAATGGTGAGAAAACTCTTTTGCAGCAAACGGCGCAGCGCCTACTGGGAAAGCTGCCACCGGAACGAATCGTCACCGTGACCAATGAAGAGCATTTTTTCGAGGTTTGCAACCAACTCGCTGAACTGCATCCTGACCTGAAACAACATGTGCTCAAGGAGCCCATGGCCAGAAACACTCTCCCGGCGATCATGCTCGGTATGGATCGGATCAGCTTGCACGCGCAGCAGCCATTGGTGGGCATCTTTCCGTCCGATCACATGATCGGCGGTCAGGATCAGTTTGAGTCCGACTGGGAAGAGGCCTTAAACCTGGCCGATCAGGATTGGTTCGTCACCTTCGGCATTCCCCCTAGAAAGCCGGAAACAGGTTACGGATACATTGCCAAATCCGAGGAATTGAGTGCGAAGGCCTTCAGGGTGGCCGGCTTTGTGGAGAAGCCGCCATTGGACAAGGCGCAGGAATTTGTTTCCGGTGGTACACATTACTGGAACAGCGGTATGTTCGTCATACCCGGCAAGGCTTTTTTGGAGGCGGTTGAGGAATTGCAGCCGGATCTGTGGATTTGGTGGCAGGGGCGTGAAGCGACTCCCCTAGCTGACGGATATAAGGGGATTCCCGAAATATCCATCGACTACGGGATCATGGAGCATGCCGGACATTTGGCCGTGGTTGAAGCCGGTTTCAAATGGGATGATCTGGGCAGTTGGGAAGCCATGTTCCGTATGGGGGACAAGAGCGATGATCAGTGTGTAATCACGGGGGATGTTTTGGCCCTGGATTGCCGTGAGAGTCTGTTTTTTTCCTCTGGCGGCAAACTTGCCGTGGTAGGTCTGGAGAAAATGGCCGTTGTTCAAACCAGGGACGCGACGCTGGTCTGCCCGCTGGACCAGGTTCAACGGGTCAAGGATGTGGTTGGCCGGCTGAAGGCTGAAAAGTCACCCCTTGTCGAGGCGCATGTCACGGTACGCAGGCCCTGGGGGAGTTATACCGTTCTAGAGGAGGAACAATTCTACAAGATCAAGCGGATCATGGTTCACCCCGGCGCCCGGCTGAGCCTGCAGATGCACCATCACCGCAGCGAGCACTGGGTCGTGATCAAGGGGACGGCTCTGGTTCAGGTTGGGGAGCAAGAGATGATCGTGGTGGAAAACCAGTCCGTGGACATCCCCAAGACCTCCATGCATCGGTTGTCCAATCCGGGAAGGGTTCCGGTGGAGATAATCGAAATCCAAAGCGGCCCGTATCTGGAGGAGGATGATATTGTCCGGTTTGATGATGTCTATGGACGTAGTCCTGCCGGGAACACACCGGAAGATCAGTGA
- a CDS encoding 2-oxoacid:acceptor oxidoreductase subunit alpha yields the protein MRPSKNILIGGEAGQGLVTVGTLLAKALARTGYEIFVTQSYQSRIRGGHNTLSLRTGNASLRAPVSEVDILVALNEETVNLHAEELTDESLIMVDAEHSEGKFDSKVPDRSRILRVPFAELAPKKIFTNVVALGVLATVLGLPKEVLANLLQETFAHKKQEVADTNDEVLTAAMEWTVGQDVTFLRLPEAGKQIRRMALDGNHAVALGALAAGIRFCAFYPMTPATGVAMNLIAAANDFGLIVEQAEDEIAAINMAIGASYAGAPSIVPTSGGGFALMTEGISLAGMTETPVVIVLGQRPGPATGLPTRTEQSDLNLALYAGHGEFPRAILTPGNVEECFRLTHIAVDMAEKFQSPVIVMTDQYLADTMQAIPPFDLEMLNEPARPQHQGESNESYKRYAFTESGISPRLLPGTGKHLVVLDSDEHAEDGHITEDLNVRVRMVDKRLSKGRKIREATLAPTYIGDEQSDILLICWGSTLGPAEEAAEILRKDGKNVGVLHFRQVWPLRPEQFLDRMEKAKETICIEGNATGQFAHLLQRETQYSPSRTILRYDGLPFTASDIIKELDNGDG from the coding sequence ATGCGCCCATCCAAAAACATCCTGATCGGCGGGGAAGCCGGTCAGGGTCTGGTCACGGTCGGTACGCTGCTGGCCAAGGCTCTGGCCAGAACAGGCTATGAAATATTTGTAACCCAGAGCTACCAATCCCGGATTCGCGGCGGGCACAACACATTGTCCCTTCGCACCGGAAACGCCTCGCTCCGGGCACCCGTAAGCGAGGTGGACATCCTTGTGGCCCTGAATGAGGAAACCGTCAACCTGCACGCTGAGGAACTGACTGATGAATCCTTGATCATGGTGGACGCGGAACACTCCGAAGGCAAATTTGATTCGAAAGTTCCGGATCGATCCCGGATTCTTCGGGTTCCCTTCGCCGAACTGGCCCCAAAGAAAATCTTCACGAACGTCGTGGCTCTGGGCGTGCTGGCCACTGTCCTGGGATTGCCCAAAGAGGTGCTCGCCAATCTTCTCCAGGAAACCTTCGCCCACAAGAAACAAGAAGTGGCGGATACAAACGACGAAGTCCTCACTGCAGCCATGGAATGGACCGTTGGACAGGACGTCACCTTCTTGCGGTTGCCGGAAGCCGGCAAGCAAATCAGGCGTATGGCTCTGGATGGCAACCATGCCGTGGCTCTTGGCGCCTTGGCGGCCGGCATAAGGTTTTGCGCTTTTTATCCCATGACGCCCGCCACGGGCGTGGCCATGAATCTGATAGCGGCCGCCAATGACTTTGGGTTGATCGTGGAACAGGCCGAGGACGAAATAGCCGCCATCAACATGGCCATCGGCGCCTCCTATGCCGGCGCTCCAAGCATCGTTCCCACTTCGGGAGGGGGATTCGCGTTGATGACCGAAGGCATCAGTCTGGCCGGAATGACTGAAACACCAGTGGTCATTGTCCTCGGGCAACGACCTGGCCCGGCCACGGGCCTGCCGACACGAACCGAACAGAGCGACCTGAACCTGGCTCTGTACGCCGGACACGGCGAATTTCCCCGCGCCATTCTGACGCCCGGCAATGTCGAGGAGTGCTTCCGGCTAACCCACATCGCCGTTGACATGGCCGAAAAATTCCAAAGCCCGGTGATCGTCATGACAGACCAGTACCTGGCGGACACCATGCAGGCGATCCCGCCCTTCGACCTGGAGATGCTTAACGAACCGGCTCGGCCCCAGCATCAGGGCGAAAGTAACGAATCCTATAAACGATACGCCTTCACCGAAAGCGGCATCTCTCCCCGCCTGCTTCCCGGGACGGGGAAGCACCTCGTTGTCCTGGACAGTGATGAACACGCGGAAGATGGACACATCACCGAGGACCTCAATGTCCGCGTCCGCATGGTGGACAAGCGTCTGTCCAAGGGGCGAAAAATTCGCGAGGCCACGTTGGCTCCAACTTATATCGGCGACGAGCAGAGCGATATCCTGCTGATCTGCTGGGGGTCAACGCTAGGCCCGGCGGAAGAGGCCGCTGAAATTTTACGCAAAGATGGAAAAAATGTCGGCGTCCTGCACTTCCGTCAGGTCTGGCCGCTGCGACCCGAACAGTTTCTGGACAGGATGGAAAAGGCCAAGGAAACCATCTGCATCGAAGGCAACGCCACAGGCCAGTTCGCCCATCTGCTCCAGCGCGAAACCCAATACAGCCCTTCACGGACCATCTTGCGTTACGACGGTCTGCCTTTCACAGCCTCGGACATTATAAAAGAACTGGATAACGGGGATGGGTAG
- the qrcB gene encoding menaquinone reductase molybdopterin-binding-like subunit QrcB: MALNRRSFLTFAAGGVAGTLFTPVIWKSIDDTAIWTQNWPWIPRLEYGPRAYAATTCKLCPAGCGLNIRTAGGRPVVAEGRPDHPLSQGGICPLGAAAVQLLYSPARIKSPMQKQEDGTHQPISWEQAEALLQEKLSAQTGRRNSVACISGDENGTINELFSAFLGKLGSQAFFLMPGESLAASRVMKQGSIGFDIENADLVVAFGADLLDSWGTIVRNKKAYGASRRIGENPSAEYVYVGPMQNNTGSGADQWISVAPEQEGILALGVAYHLLQSGLMANQAHDFSAYRNHVMSRYTPEYVQRMTGIAPETVASLAEKLRRADRPLVIPGSSISQGGGVFSFAAALSLNFLLNNLDSPGGVFVLPEMPQAVADAEERSLIRSRDLVTYLQEIAAGRAEKPAVYLVYEANPVFTMPQANTLATAMQGSYLVSFSTFYDETAAQADLLLPTPYFLERFDDVQTPHGAGFASYSLTRPVIQPVFDTKPTGDVLLGVAEKMGFDLGFASFDKVLEAKVANLTELEGFFTDKVQPWEVRAGASVSSASGNLWRSISRGSVWASTQVPYDSEVLLGTRILTQAAPPETDDWTFPVRLVAMDSRAYGSRHIAIPPFLLPLLGEQEMQGNTFYVWMNSVTAKNYGLAAQELVKLTGPTGEITARVRIFEGVGPNMVAAPLGFGHTAWDQFSRGKGENVYNVLTVRYEPGTDLPVWADSRVRIAKA, encoded by the coding sequence ATGGCACTTAATCGGAGAAGTTTTCTCACGTTTGCTGCCGGGGGTGTTGCAGGGACCCTGTTCACCCCGGTGATTTGGAAATCCATCGACGACACGGCCATCTGGACCCAGAACTGGCCGTGGATTCCACGACTGGAATATGGTCCGCGTGCGTATGCCGCAACCACATGCAAGCTCTGTCCCGCCGGTTGCGGGTTGAACATCCGGACAGCCGGCGGTCGACCCGTTGTTGCCGAAGGTCGTCCAGACCATCCGTTGAGCCAGGGAGGCATCTGTCCGCTGGGAGCAGCAGCCGTGCAGCTGCTGTACAGCCCGGCTCGGATCAAAAGCCCGATGCAGAAGCAGGAAGACGGGACGCATCAGCCGATTTCCTGGGAGCAGGCCGAAGCTCTTCTCCAGGAAAAGTTGTCTGCTCAAACAGGCAGGCGCAATAGTGTGGCCTGCATCAGCGGCGATGAGAATGGAACCATCAATGAACTCTTTTCCGCCTTTCTGGGCAAACTGGGTTCGCAAGCATTCTTCCTGATGCCGGGTGAGAGTCTCGCTGCTTCTCGAGTCATGAAGCAGGGCAGCATTGGGTTCGATATCGAGAACGCGGATCTTGTCGTGGCCTTCGGTGCGGACTTGTTGGACAGCTGGGGGACGATCGTCCGAAACAAGAAGGCGTATGGCGCGTCTCGGCGTATCGGAGAGAATCCGAGCGCGGAATACGTCTATGTCGGCCCCATGCAGAACAATACCGGGAGCGGAGCCGATCAGTGGATTTCCGTCGCTCCGGAACAGGAAGGCATTCTTGCTCTCGGAGTGGCCTACCACCTCCTGCAGAGCGGCCTTATGGCCAACCAGGCCCATGATTTCAGCGCCTATCGCAACCATGTCATGAGCCGTTATACTCCGGAGTATGTCCAGCGCATGACGGGAATCGCACCGGAAACAGTGGCCTCCCTGGCTGAAAAGCTGCGTCGCGCCGACAGGCCGTTGGTCATTCCCGGTTCCTCCATCTCCCAGGGCGGGGGCGTATTCAGCTTTGCCGCTGCGTTGAGCTTGAACTTCCTGCTCAACAACCTGGATTCTCCCGGCGGTGTCTTCGTTCTGCCGGAAATGCCCCAGGCTGTTGCCGATGCCGAGGAGCGATCCCTGATTCGTTCCAGGGACTTGGTGACCTATCTCCAGGAAATTGCCGCCGGTAGAGCTGAAAAGCCCGCTGTTTATCTTGTGTACGAAGCCAATCCGGTCTTCACCATGCCCCAGGCTAACACCCTGGCCACGGCAATGCAGGGTTCCTACCTGGTCAGCTTCAGCACGTTCTATGATGAAACCGCGGCGCAGGCTGATCTGCTGCTGCCTACTCCGTATTTCCTGGAGCGTTTTGACGATGTCCAGACGCCTCACGGAGCCGGCTTTGCAAGTTACAGCCTGACCAGGCCGGTGATTCAGCCTGTTTTTGACACGAAACCTACCGGGGACGTGCTGCTCGGCGTTGCAGAAAAGATGGGTTTTGATCTTGGTTTCGCCTCGTTTGACAAGGTGTTGGAGGCAAAAGTCGCAAACCTGACGGAGCTGGAAGGATTCTTTACGGACAAGGTCCAGCCCTGGGAAGTTCGTGCCGGCGCCAGCGTATCGTCCGCTTCCGGCAACCTCTGGCGCAGTATATCCAGAGGTTCAGTATGGGCCTCTACGCAAGTTCCTTATGATTCCGAAGTGCTTCTGGGAACACGAATCCTGACCCAGGCAGCACCGCCGGAGACGGATGACTGGACATTTCCCGTGCGTCTTGTGGCCATGGACAGCAGGGCTTACGGCTCCAGGCACATAGCCATTCCCCCCTTTCTCTTGCCCCTATTGGGCGAACAGGAGATGCAGGGCAATACGTTCTACGTGTGGATGAATTCGGTGACCGCGAAAAACTACGGGTTAGCTGCCCAGGAGTTGGTCAAACTGACCGGACCAACCGGAGAGATCACGGCCAGGGTTCGCATCTTCGAAGGTGTCGGCCCGAATATGGTGGCCGCTCCCCTGGGCTTCGGCCACACTGCATGGGATCAGTTCAGCCGGGGCAAGGGTGAGAATGTCTACAACGTATTGACCGTGCGTTACGAGCCGGGAACCGATCTGCCTGTCTGGGCCGACTCCCGGGTGCGCATTGCCAAAGCCTAG
- the qrcD gene encoding menaquinone reductase integral membrane subunit QrcD, with amino-acid sequence MSDKELWPEGVQRCSLKLFIAWLAVVFAVLAWGVYAAYVVWAGGLIVTGMDNYFAFGLYIIFDLAVIALGAGAFFSGLLYYLVRVEGLKNIINLAVIIGFICYSGALLILTLEVGQPLRAWFGFWHPNVHSMLTEVIFCITVYMLVLTIEFIPLILENRKLNKIKFLHHLAHNFHVIMPLFAGIGAFLSFFHQGSLGGMYGVLFSRPYAFREGFFIWPWTFFLFILSAVASGPGFTMLVATLMEKMTGRKLVDFSVKALMGKIAGTMLAIYMFFKFLDTWGWYAGILPRSGLTFDEVFYGLAYGKWLLFSELIICGIFPAFLLLYAKTRNTPWILYSAAILACIGVIINRYVQTAQTLAHPVMPFDRWYVYVPTWAEWAPSLAIIAYGALILSLSYRYLPVFPQERKLNP; translated from the coding sequence ATGAGCGATAAAGAATTGTGGCCCGAAGGGGTCCAGCGGTGTTCTTTGAAGTTGTTCATAGCGTGGTTGGCGGTGGTTTTCGCTGTTTTAGCCTGGGGCGTCTACGCGGCCTATGTGGTCTGGGCCGGCGGACTGATTGTCACGGGAATGGATAATTATTTCGCCTTTGGATTGTACATCATATTCGACCTTGCAGTCATCGCCCTCGGTGCGGGCGCCTTTTTCAGCGGACTACTGTATTATCTGGTACGCGTGGAAGGGTTGAAGAACATTATCAACCTGGCGGTCATCATAGGTTTTATTTGTTATTCCGGTGCACTGCTGATCCTGACCCTGGAGGTCGGCCAGCCGTTGCGTGCCTGGTTTGGTTTCTGGCACCCCAACGTTCACTCCATGCTCACGGAAGTAATTTTTTGCATCACTGTGTACATGTTGGTCCTGACCATTGAGTTCATTCCCTTGATCCTGGAAAACCGCAAGTTGAACAAGATCAAGTTCCTGCACCACTTGGCGCACAACTTCCATGTCATCATGCCGCTGTTCGCCGGTATCGGTGCATTCCTGTCCTTCTTTCACCAAGGTTCCCTGGGCGGTATGTACGGCGTGCTTTTTTCCCGGCCGTACGCATTCCGTGAAGGCTTCTTTATCTGGCCCTGGACCTTCTTTCTCTTTATCCTGTCCGCTGTTGCCTCCGGACCTGGATTCACTATGCTTGTCGCCACACTCATGGAGAAAATGACAGGGCGCAAACTGGTGGATTTCAGCGTCAAGGCCTTGATGGGCAAGATTGCCGGAACCATGTTGGCTATCTACATGTTCTTTAAATTCCTGGATACATGGGGATGGTATGCCGGCATTCTCCCCAGATCCGGACTGACATTTGACGAGGTTTTCTACGGATTGGCCTACGGCAAATGGCTCTTGTTCTCCGAACTTATCATCTGCGGGATTTTTCCAGCATTCCTGCTGCTTTACGCAAAAACCCGTAATACGCCATGGATCCTGTACAGCGCAGCAATCCTGGCATGTATCGGCGTGATCATCAATCGCTACGTACAGACGGCACAGACACTGGCCCACCCGGTCATGCCCTTTGACCGCTGGTACGTGTATGTGCCGACCTGGGCGGAATGGGCGCCTTCCCTGGCTATCATTGCCTACGGCGCACTGATCCTCAGCCTGTCTTACCGCTACCTGCCCGTCTTTCCACAGGAGCGGAAATTGAACCCGTAA
- the rpmG gene encoding 50S ribosomal protein L33 → MRINILLACLDCKRRNYATEKNKKNTTGRIEMKKFCPFCGGHRMHRETK, encoded by the coding sequence ATGCGCATCAATATTTTGCTGGCTTGCCTTGATTGCAAGCGACGCAATTACGCGACAGAGAAGAACAAGAAAAACACTACAGGACGGATTGAAATGAAGAAGTTTTGTCCCTTCTGTGGTGGGCATCGGATGCATCGGGAAACCAAGTAA